The Pseudomonas bijieensis DNA window GATCGCCCCCAAGAGAATCACTGTGTCCAAAGGCATCGCTCTATCGGTCTCGGCCTCCGCGCTGTTCGCCGTCATGTACTACTACACCTCGCTGCTCTCACCCCTTACCGGCGTGGAAATCTTCGGCTGGCGCATGCTGCTGACAATGCCGTGCATGACCGCCTTCCTGCTGGTAACGCGGGACTGGAACCTGGTCATGGCGCTGATTCAACGCCTGGTCGCCACGCCACGACTGTTGATCGCAGCGATAGCCTCTTCGGCCCTGATGGGTGCGCAACTGTGGCTGTTCATGTGGGCGCCACTCAATGGCTACAGCCTGGACGTGTCGCTGGGGTATTTCCTGTTGCCGCTGTCGATGGTTCTGACCGGGCGCATCGTCTATGGCGAACGCCTGTCCTACTTGCAGAAAGTCGCCGTATTCTTCGCCACCCTTGGCGTGTTCAACGAGTTGTACCAGGTGGGTGGGTTTTCCTGGGCGACCTTGCTGGTGGTGATCGGCTACCCGATCTATTTCATCCTGCGCAAACGCATCAAGACCGACAACCTGGGCGGGCTCTGGCTAGACATGACCCTGATGCTGCCCGTGGCACTGTGGTTCGTGCAAAGCGGCGAACAGGGTCTCGGCGTTTTCGATCAGTCCCCATGGCTGTCCCTGCTGATCCCGTTGCTCGGAGTGATCAGCGCCAGCGCGCTGGTGTCCTACATCGTCGCCAGCCGGCTGCTGCCGTTCAGCCTGTTCGGGTTGTTGAGTTATGTCGAACCGGTGTTGCTGCTGGGCGTTGCGCTGTTATTGGGCGAAAGCATCAAGGCCGGTGAATGGCTGACCTACATCCCCATCTGGATGGCGGTGGCAGTGCTGGTGTTCGAAGGGTTCAAGCACCTGGTGCGGCAGCAGCGCCGGAATTAAGGTCACCACTTAACCCTGTGGGAGCGAGCCTGCTCGCGATGGCGGTGGCACATGCCCCACTGATGTACCAACCAGATCGCAATCGCGAGCAGGCTCGCTCCCACATTTTGATCTGCGTCTGGCAACAAAAAGCCCGCCTGGCAATGACCTCAGGCGGGCTTTTTGGTCTCAGGCTTTACTCGGTAGCAAGCACGCCACGACGCACCTGGTCACGCTCGATGGACTCGAACAACGCCTTGAAGTTGCCTTCGCCGAAACCATCATCACCCTTGCGCTGGATGAATTCGAAGAACACCGGCCCCATCAGGGTTTCCGAGAAGATCTGCAGCAGCAGGCGCTTGTCGCCTTGCTCGGAAGCACCATCCAGCAGAATGCCCCTCGATTGCAGTTCCGCCACGGGCTCACCGTGGTTCGGCAGGCGGCCTTCGAGCATTTCGTAGTAGGTGTCCGGCGGCGCGGTCATGAAGCGCATGCCGATGCTTTTCAGCTTGTCCCAGGTATTGATCAGGTCATCGGTGAGGAAAGCCACGTGCTGGATGCCTTCGCCGTTGAACTGCATCAGGAACTCTTCGATCTGCCCGGCGCCCTTGGACGATTCTTCGTTCAACGGAATGCGGATCATGCCGTCCGGGGCGGTCATGGCCTTGGAGGTCAGGCCGGTGTATTCGCCCTTGATGTCGAAGTAGCGGATCTCGCGGAAGTTGAACAGTTTCTCGTAGAAACCGGCCCAATAGGCCATGCGCCCACGATA harbors:
- the hppD gene encoding 4-hydroxyphenylpyruvate dioxygenase, with protein sequence MADLYENPMGLMGFEFIEFASPTPNTLEPIFEIMGFTKVATHRSKDVHLYRQGAINLILNNEPHSVASYFAAEHGPSVCGMAFRVKDSQQAYKRALELGAQPIHIETGPMELNLPAIKGIGGAPLYLIDRFGEGSSIYDIDFVFLEGVDRNPVGAGLKIIDHLTHNVYRGRMAYWAGFYEKLFNFREIRYFDIKGEYTGLTSKAMTAPDGMIRIPLNEESSKGAGQIEEFLMQFNGEGIQHVAFLTDDLINTWDKLKSIGMRFMTAPPDTYYEMLEGRLPNHGEPVAELQSRGILLDGASEQGDKRLLLQIFSETLMGPVFFEFIQRKGDDGFGEGNFKALFESIERDQVRRGVLATE
- the rarD gene encoding EamA family transporter RarD, which encodes MSKGIALSVSASALFAVMYYYTSLLSPLTGVEIFGWRMLLTMPCMTAFLLVTRDWNLVMALIQRLVATPRLLIAAIASSALMGAQLWLFMWAPLNGYSLDVSLGYFLLPLSMVLTGRIVYGERLSYLQKVAVFFATLGVFNELYQVGGFSWATLLVVIGYPIYFILRKRIKTDNLGGLWLDMTLMLPVALWFVQSGEQGLGVFDQSPWLSLLIPLLGVISASALVSYIVASRLLPFSLFGLLSYVEPVLLLGVALLLGESIKAGEWLTYIPIWMAVAVLVFEGFKHLVRQQRRN